The genomic stretch tagatagtgaagtaaaataatagaaatatatataaaaaaaaatattattatgacatataGCTTgttaggtaaccagttatttcttatttttatctttcttcgaatatgtagtgaaaaaatgattcaaacaacaacaacaacatgtaaaccgaataaaaactctattggcattttttaaatatatatttaggttttcttgaaatccgtcccggaagatttctggtgcctacctacactagacGATGAACAggtagactttgtctgaaagcataagctctacgcatagattaaatatgttgaaacgaaaaataatcttCGGGcgataaaatactacctaaataacagataaacctaactaaatcggggttatttaagttttgaggttatttcacatttttctcaatatcttgaaaacccctgtttttatcacaaaaaaatcaattggtaaaaatcttttgaatatcgaagaaccctccaaaaccactccggcattgacgcaacactatactgtggtccatactttcatgggcattctccttttaaagaataaaactTCCTAAATCGTATCTATATTGGTACATAATTAATAGGAGTTATATTTATCGTCATCAATTTGAATCTTCTGTGATAATATTCTTTAacgtttcaaaatataatgcCTAAATGTTTCAGGATAAATTAatgatgaatattatattaattgtaccATTTTAATGTTACTGGATTTCTTTGGGACAAGGTGAATCTAATAATGAAATCAATCACGAAGTACAAAAATACTACCCCAAAATTGTCACTTTCcatattaaatcaattatgGCTTCGTGGCTGGTTTTTAACGATATTTCTTGAGACATAGAGAAAATAAACTCTTTTTAGAACAATTTTGGTGATTATTATTTCCCCTATGTCTTCAATGTGTTTATGTATTGGTGATGGGTTGGGCATATAATAGGATGGGTTATATCTTATATATCAtactacatacatatattatatcgtaCAACTACTATCAACGTTACTAATAccattttttcttttctcCTTTCTTTTGAGCGAATAGCAGGATTCTAATCGAGGAGGTTAAAATTCGTaacagaatattttaatatgcttGCAAATTACgtgtacatattttaagattcactcatattttattatatttaccgCTTGAAGCGGGATAGAGTTGAAGTTTCCACTCACTTGTCACATGTAATGATTGTTCATGACGTCATCGATTGCGTCACTCGCTAAGATGGCACTCACTGATATGCATACTTACAATGCACCTGGTCTAGTGTCGACGGCACCGTTATATATGATTTTTACGCACAGTTCTTGAGTATTTAGCAATGAACACAATTTTGCATGCTTTCAACACAGCACTGTTTTtcgttcaaatatttttcactgGGCACCGGATAGGTTCATCTTCGCTGTACAATATTGATGTTGTTTATTGAACAATATTGTAAAGCGAAGATCGCACTTTTAGGAGCACTCCGCACAACTAGCAAATCGAGGTGAGAGAGCGAGTGCGTGGCACTACAGAAGACCCAACGGCCCGCTCAGAGCCATGATccaaaatacctacttataactTTTCTCTGCAAATGTTCAAATACAGCGTAAAGAATCACAGTGGTTCATGATTCTGCCTGGGCCTCGGTACAGTCTAACAATCACCACGGCCCGAGCGCCGCATTTGAATACCAATACCGTTTTAACATGACACGCGCGCATGCTACTATACTCACAACTACTTCTCTACTCACTACTCTGACTGTACTCTTAGCGGGAAGGCAGCGGGTTGAACTGACGAGCGATCCCGAGGATCCATCATTCTGAACTAAATTCAATCGAACACATTCGGCCCACCTCAGAACGGATCTGAGGGATCAAATCCGCGACACTCAAAGCCAATTCCCCGACCGCTCAGCTCAGATAGACTACGCGCTACTATCTTTCCCTCTATCTTTCTATCTATCTCACTTGCTCTTATGCTACAAGTTATCGCAAGTAGCATCTTCTATCTTCTTCTCTCTTCTGTATACTCTATCAAACTATCGTCGTGCATGAACACTAGATATTGTGACATACGAAATACTATTGTGCCTAACGTTCGCTATTGCCGTTGTGGAACGGACGGGATCCGAGAAACGCTACAAGACAATTTGGCTTCAGTTCCGTAAAGTACTTacgtgtttaattttaaactgaacaacttttaGAAGACTACAGCACCGGACAATCACACTATGACACTGCCACAAACTCACAGTGGACAACACAAGGTATGCAACATTACACACTTAAGAGAAACGGCGCACAAGACAAACACTGAGGACGCACACACACAATTCGGCGCCGTCGCTTTAATCAATACATGTGCGTGTGAGTGAACCGTCTGCGCCAAGGGATAAAAATGAGCCGCTCGTGCATTGCCTATTTCTGTTCATACTTAACCCTTATTGAAATAGTACACGTCAAGTAATGCGATATATGACTGACTCGAAGCTCGAGACATTCGGTCCCGggtgaaaaataaattctcGTTACCTTTCGTTGCGCTCTTGACGTGAGCAGAGAAAGGCATTGCATGCGAATCGACATTGTCGCCGACGTCCCAAGCGGCTTAACCTGAATGCTCCTCCTAAAGAGCTCAAAATACACGAGGAAAATGAAATAAGAGAACCCCCATAATGCCGACAAGTGTTCTACTCGTAATCTCTCACTTAGTAGTTCCGTTCGCCCTGCAATGTTTGCACAATTTGTCTTAAATGTATTTGAATGCgtttttctcttttttttcTCTCGTCACTGACTTTGTATGGGCCGCTGGTAACCGTACAGCTATCAAGAGTGAGTATAAATTACTATAGTGCTTGTATAGACGTGCGTTTGTGCTTGTGCCTAAGCTTCGTAGTTTGTCCTTCCTAGTATTTACACAAAACTTGACTAACCTAACTGCAAGTGGTTAAAAACCTAAGTGCGCATGAATTTGTGTTTACTCGTAATCCACGTTTCCCGGTGTGATTAAACAAAGCGAAGATAAATCTTAAGACCCCATGCGTGATCCCTTGCAGTGTGtgtatatttgtaataaatcaGTAAGCGATCTTGTTTAGTTATAGTTACGCCGCTTTTGGATAACTTAtagtaataaatgtatttctcCTTAAACGCTTTACAGTTTTAGTTGATCTTTATAATGTGGATTGAAAGgtaatggttttatttttaagttatgaTGATGTGAAAGGGTGTAAAGTTTACATTCTTTGTGTGTGTTGGTATTCAAATGCCCGATCGAGATGCTGAGAGGCGAAAACCGCCGTGACCGAAATACTCTATCAGCATAAACGACGGCTCTTACCGACCGCACTTTATATGAGAATCGAGCAGCGCTTTTGGAAGATTTTGAGCTTAAGTCCATTTAGGTCTTTAAAATTTCGAGGCTTTGTATAGATTTAGTACGCTCCCGTAGATGCTGATAGGGCATTTAGGTCGATGTAGAGAAGGTACGGCTCGGTCAGTCTAACGTATGTTTCGTACTCACAGTGCCTGGTGAACCTCAGGAGGTGAAAGTTAACTCCATCAACTCGACGTCCATACACGTCACATGGAAGCCGCCACAGGAGAAAGACAAGAATGGCATCATACGAGGCTACCACGTTCACGTGCAAGAAGTTAGAGAAGAGGTAAATTATGTTTCACATAAGattagttaaaaatacatttttacatacattcaaaataaacatacattaaaaactgGTTTTACCTGtgtttatctataatataaaaatgaatcccaaaatgtgttggtaagcgcataactttagaacagctgaaccgaattctttaattctttttttcttatattccttggagtacgaggatggttcttatgtagagaaaacgtgaatatgtaccacgggcgaagccggggcggaccgctagttttaaataacaataatatgaactcgataaaaataacttatgataaatatttttttttatcgtcTGAGTAGTTTCTGAATTCGTAGCTAACAAAGAAACCAACGAACAAAAGCTTAgattaaactatattttattattatttatttctcagGGCAAAGGGCTTCTAAACGATCCAATGCGGTTCAACGTAATGGATGATACGACATTGGAATTGAACGTCTCTGGATTACAACCAGATACAAGATATAATGTACAAGTTGCGGCTTTAACGAGAAAAGGTGACGGGGACCGAAGTCCGCCTGTTTCTGTCAAAACGCCAGGCGGTGTTCCGAATAGACCTACTGTTAATCTCAAGTAAGTTACTTCaatagttatattaattaataagtaattttgtaGAACTTAAGAGTGTTAATAATCTAATAAGATTTGCATTTGCAATATtgctaatatattatttttgtttcagggTTCTAGAACGTGATCCTATAGTATCAATAGAAATTGAATGGGCAAAGCCTACTCAAACGTATGGAGATTTACTTGGCTATCGGTTGCGATATGGTATAAAAGATCAACCGCTCGAAGAAATGAATTTTTCCGGAACCAAAGTTAGTTCGCACAGAATTAATGATCTGGAAAGAGGCGTACAATACGAATTTCGCGTAGCCGGTAGAAATCCTATAGGAATTGGTCaagaaactataaaatattggcTTACACCAGAAGGCGCGCCGAAAGGCCCTCCCACGAACGTATCATACAATTTCCAAACACCAGATATTGTAAGTATTACTTGGGAACCGCCAATAAGAGCAGACCGAAGTGGCCAAATAAGGAAATACgatgtacaattttataagaggGGAGATCAATCTTCACTCGTAGAGAAGACCACTGAATTAACTAAAGCTGTATTCACTGGGTTAGAAGAAGACGCCCACTACGTTTTTAAGGTCCGTGCATACACGGATCAGGGAGCTGGCCCTTATAGCAAAGACATCGTAGCGCATACAGAAAGAGACATCGGTAGAGCACCAATGTCAGTGAAAGCTGTAGCTACTTCGGAATCTGGTGTTGAGGTATGGTGGGAAACTGTACCTTCAAGGAAAAAAGTTGTTGGTTATGTCATCTTTTATACAATGACTCCCGTTGAAGATCTAGATGCATGGCAACAAAAAACCGTACACGTAACTCATTCGGCAGATTTGGAGAATTTGGAAAAATTCGCTGAATATGCTATTGCTGTGGCAGCTAAATTAGCCGATGGTTTGGGAAGGTTATCGGAAAAAGTAACTGTTAAAATCAGACCAGAAGAAGTGCCTTTACATCTTCGAGCTCAAGACGTTTCCACTCATTCAATGACACTGTCTTGGTCTCCTCCTTTGAGGCTAAATCCTGTTAGTTATAAGATTTCATACAATGCCATTAAAGAATTTGTTGATTCTCTTGGAATGACTCAAACTCAAGAAATTCCTAAGAGAGAAATAGTTGTAAAGCACGATCGAACGTCTTATTCTATCAACGATTTATCGCCATTTACGACATACAACGTGAATATAAGTGCCATACCTAATGATAACTCTTACCGACCGCCAACTAAAATTACGGTTACAACTCAAATGGCAGCGCCTAAACCAATGGTAAAACCAGACTTTTACGGTGTTgttgaaaatgaaatactcGTTATTCTACCTCAAGCCTCCGAAGAATATGGACCCATATCGCATTATTATCTTGTTGTTGTTCCTGATGACAAAGCACATAACCATAAAAACCCCGATCAAtttttaacagaaaatttaatcaaaaacaACGCTAGGACGGACGATGAAAATGCACCATACATTGCCGCAAAGTTCttacaaagaaatattttatatactttcCATCTAGGAAACGATGAAATGTACGAAGGCTTCCTTAATAGAAAGCTTAATCCGAAAAAACGATATAGAGTATTTGTGAGAGCTGTTGTTGATACGCCGCAGAAACATCTTTATACGTCAAGTCCTTTCTCCGAATATCTGTCACTTGATATGCGAGAAGCTCCACCGGGTGAGGAACCAAGTAGACCAGATCCTAAAGATATGAACGGTGACCCTGAAATCAGAATAGAAGAAAATCGAAAAGAAGCGGGTATGGTTTGGGTAATTGGGCCTATCATAGCAGCATTAATGCTCTCACTATGCTTAGTACTACTGTTTATTGTAAAGAGAAGACGACAACCGTGTAAAACGCCTGATCAAGCTGCTGTTACTCGACCATTAATGTCAGCAGATATTGGTTTTGGAGCTCCATCGGATCCTGTTGAAATGAGAAGACTTAATTTCCAAACACCTGCAATGATCTCACATCCACCTATTCCTATCTCCGAACTATCAGAACATATAGATAGACTGAAAGCTAACGATAATCTGAAATTCTCTCAAGAATATGAAAGTATTGAACCTGGCCAACAATTCACGTGGGATCACTCTAATATGGAAGTTAACAAACCTAAAAATCGTTATGCTAATGTTATAGCCTATGATCATAGTAGAGTTATCCTGCAGCCTATTGATGGAATACTTGGAAGTGACTATATTAATGCTAACTATTGCGATGGGTATCGAAAACACAATGCCTACGTTGCAACTCAAGGACCATTACAAGAAACCTTCGCCGACTTCTGGAGGATGTGTTGGGAACTACGAACATCAACAATAGTCATGATGACGAAGCTCGAAGAAAGAACTAGGATTAAATGTGATCAGTACTGGCCAAGCCGCGGAAGCGAGTCTTACGGTATGATGACAGTCGCAATCGCTGAAGTCCAAGAACTGGCTACTTATTGCATTCGTACTTTCCAAGTCACCAGAAACGGTGGAGCGGAGCGGCGAGAGATTAAACAATTACAGTTCACGGCGTGGCCTGATCACGGCGTACCAGATCATCCGGCACCGTTCTTGCAATTTTTACGTCGAGTTAGAGCTTTAAATCCACCTGAAGCGGGACCTCTAGTTGTCCATTGTTCTGCGGGTGTCGGTCGGACCGGCTGCTTTATCGTTATCGACTCCATGCTGGAGAGAGCTCGACACGAACGCACGGTAGATATCTACGGCCACGTGACTTGCCTGCGTGCACAACGTAACTACATGGTGCAAACTGAAGACCAATACATCTTCATCCACGATGCCTTACTCGAAGCCGTCATCTGCGGCGATACGGAAGTTCCTGCGCGTAACTTGCATTCGCACATACAGAAGTTGATGCGCATCGATTCTATCGAGAATATAACTGGAATGGAATTGGAATTCAAGAAACTGGCGAACATGAAAGCTGATTCGAGCCGGTTTGTTTCCGCGAGTTTGCCATGTAACAAACATAAGAATAGGCTGGTGCACATCTTGCCGTATGAGTCTACCCGCGTCTGTCTGACTCCTCGCGATGGTTCTGATTACATCAACGCTTCGTTCGTCGACGGCTACAGATACCGGGCAGCTTACATCGCCACTCAAGGCCCGCTACCAGACACTACTGATGACTTCTGGCGCATGCTTTGGGAACATAATTCTACCATAATTGTTATGCTGACAAAGTTAAAGGAAATGGGAAGAGTACGTATATACTTTATATCTTTTTCGAAATTGTTCTAATATTCAAATATGCTAATAAATTTCTGTTTTCAGGAAAAATGCCATCAATACTGGCCTTCCGATCGTTCTGTGCGCTACCAATGTTTCGTCGTGGACCCCATCGCTGAGTACAATATGCCTCAGTATATCTTGAGGGAATTCaaggtatgtatattttaacaacCCTACACATACAACAACCCTATAGAAACCTATAAATGCCCTTTACTGTGCGACTTTTCTTTCTTACCTGATTCTTTCAAAGATGACTTTGaacatctatttatttaaaatgtgtaaTTTGAAATTAGCACGGACGAAATATGTGGCGAGCTTTCActaaacttacaaaaagacaCTTAACAAAATGTCAAAAACAGattttgaaatggttgttCCATACGatatttgccaaaaaagtttAACCCAAGATTTGAAAATTGCTAATTAACTAACAAACTTACaagtttattttacgtttttaatttttttttttttttttttgtgaaaaatattaatatgtttatacGCCACAGGTAACGGACGCGCGCGACGGTGCGTCCCGCACAGTGCGGCAGTTCCAGTTCACGGACTGGCCGGAGCAGGGCGTGCCCAAGAGTGGCGAAGGGTTCATCGACTTCCTGGGGCAGGTGCACAAGACGAAGGAGCAGTTCGGGCAGGATGGACCCATTACGGTGCACTGCAGGTTTGTTGGGCAGATGTTTTGGGTTGGGAAATAATGGTTTTGCGATTTTGTTTAGAATTAGGATGTGTAAAACTTTCATTTTGAGTTTTCTTTTATTCGtttatttacaagatttaCACCATAAATTCAAAACATGATAACATTTTACAGTCCGTTTTAAAAAGTGCTGTGCACAccaaaatatttgattaacaaaaaaatagtcACGTCATGGATTAAGGCAACGATTTTGCTATCtttgaagtttcacttctgatacTTTTACTCAgcacacacactctttttttatcGATAGGTACAATAGCTTTTGAGATTATTTATCACCTACAGCGCAAAGTATTCCTCCTTACAATATCAATAtcgactgaccggttggcttggttggtagtggccctgcctttcAACTCAGAGGtcatgggttcgattcccacccggggcaaatatttgtgtgatgaacatagatgtttgctctgtgtctgggtgctaattatctatataagtatttatttaaaattatatatgtgtttatcagccatctggtttccataacacaaacgaaaagcttagtatgggatcagatcgtgccgtgtgtgaaaattgtcctgaaatatttatttatttaatgatatcaAAAACAACGTGTATTTATAACACAGCGCGGGCGTGGGCCGCACGGGCGTGTTCATCACGCTGTCGACGGTGCTGGAGCGCATGCAGTACGAGGGCGCGGTCGACGTGTTCCAGACCGTGCGCACGCTGCGCACCATGCGGCCCGCCATGGTGCAGACTGAGGTAAGATATAATAGGTGGAAATAcgttaaaatgtgttttttttttgtaagaaaaatattcagtTGTTGTAGTTTATGGACGAATAGCATTGCCATGTAGTTTATGCCGTTTTTTCTGTTCctatatgaaattttaagtCATTAAATTCATGTTCTTTGTGAATTATGAACTACGTAACTCAGTTTACTTACCCtacttttgttgttttgaAAATCTTCTTATTAGCCCTTTTCAGAATAGGTAGCGTTGGACGTGTAAAGGCAATCACGATAGCGTAGACTGTAGAGAGCCTAAATTTCTTTGATCGGAAACATCGACGATTATTTGTTAGTCGAACGCTCTCAATTGTGAAGAGGGCTCATTAATtgtctgtattttttattaataacttccAATTAACATCTTTACATTACTTTTACCCCAACATTTAATAATACGAGCAGTGAATGTTGGTTTGTAGTAATGTccttatacaaaaataatatattctacgACCTTTATATCCACCAGGACCAGTACGAATTCTGCTACCGAGCAGCCCTAGAGTACCTGGGCTCGTTCGACCACTACGCGAACTGACGCTGAGACCGACTCGTGTAGGCGACGCTCCGTCACACACAGCGTCACCTAAAGCGTCACCTATCTTATTATATCGCCCTGCAGGATCTTTCGGAAGCGTGTCGTCATCAACATTGTTATCAGCGTCATTTATATCAAAAACATGTTCCAATGTCGCTCCTCAATCGATTGTTTTTTTGGGAATTTCGTTGTAGAAATTTTTGGAATTTGGTTCTCTTGAATCTTGAACAGAAAAAATCATTATGATTGCCATTTTATTGGcctaatttttgttattttttatttgcgtataaatgatttcaatattaaaattcttcAAACAGAATTAaccttttacaaaatttaattgataaatttgAAGGTCTTCTCCGTTTTTTTTAagggttattataatttgaccCTCTCAATGTACCTAATCTgaaagtaataatatttaatcaaaatttgaCCAGTGTTGCCTACATTCAGAAAGGCGATGCCAAAGGATTGAATACCGCGAGGGTCGCAATTTGTTGGTTGAGGAGCGATACCCTTTTTAATGATCATCCATATAAATAACTCCGCATGGACCGAATTAAgacaataaatttttcataaacGACACGTTCCATTTCACCCTCGAGCGACTTAACATTCACCTAaaacttgatgatatttgataaaaatttacgtttcaccCTAGATTAGTAAAGAGGCTTGCATATAATCGTGTAGTTTGACAGGCATGTTAAGTCGCTTTTTGTCCGAAAGATAAAGAAAGGCTCTTGTAATAACGATGATAAAGAGGCTAGATCGCGACAGTGCCTAGTTAACGTTACTTATGATATATATAACCTGTGAGACCAGTGTAATCATGATTGTGAGTGGGAAAGGGTAATTGTTATTCGTCTTGTAATGGCTTCTCGTTGGCGCATGTATCTCATACatttttacgattttttttttatgaaaaaaatttttttttgcaggtcagtagttaattttttatgaagttttcaatattttttgttaatttttgtatgtacatcgaaaaaaaagtTGTGGATTTTTTTGTCTCCTTTTCATTGAAGTGTATAGATACAGGCGCCCATGAGAATGAACTAAGTACTATATTTAACCTATATCCCTATTTTCGATATATATAGAAAAGTATACTGTTGTTCACACTAATTGATCCTATGAGCAGTACTATAAACTGGATTTGATgcatttatgaaaattattaacgaaaaataacttaaaaaatgtttgggaaattaataatgtttaaaattaactgTATTATCGATTGAGCCATGAACAATTATttgctaatataatataattagggAATGGAATCAGTGCGCTTAGTGACTTACGCGATATGATAATCAAGTCTAATCACATATTATGACTAGGGTCGGCGGCAACTGACGATCAAACAgcgataaataataaaaaatagtttttttttttctcatttaccagtggaataattttttttttcgcttttgtgtttttatctaggtatataatgatttttctttaaacaaagaaatctaaaattatttaaaaaagtcatATAATTAACGGGTAAACAAAATCATTTGTCGCCGTAAAATCGTCAGTTGTCCCCGGCCCATATACGATACAgtataatgtaaaatgtataaatagtTATTGCAGCTGTAATtagaagtttatttttcatatcggGTGTTAAATACGTTAAGTAGTGTAAATTATGGTAATATGTTTCATTGCGATGTAACAACAAACTTAGACGAATCGGCTGTGTCGTGTGAAATTATGTCATGTGCGTAGAATGTAATGTTTTGTGTAAatagtttttagttttttacaCACGATCGCCTTAAACAGTACTTCAGATGTATGAATAccgggttttttttttgtccatTGTAATAGTTTCATTAAAGCTTCGATACGTTCTATGTAATATATTGTCACTGCCACGTATGGAAAAGGTGATTCGATGACATATCTAATGTTAGGTAGAAAATTGTTTTGTCTGTGtgttgtaataattaaatgaatcgTAGGAAATGATCGAATCTATTCGGCAACGGATGGACGGtggaaaaattatattatctgtataatttttaatctgtaatTGTGATATGATTTCGCGCTTCTTACCCACTTGTAAACGAAAGCTCTAAGAAACTGAACGTAACACTATTTAAGGCTATATCTAGGTGGAGTTATTGTTTAATCTAATCCCTTGCCTAGTATTTGTAACTACACTTACAATTTAGGTTTTTCAACTCCTTTTATACAATCTTATCTAATCTAAAATATATCTACGTATAAGTTAATCTTGAGCTTCGAAATTTAGATGTACGATGCGTTTATGAATGAACTATGGATTATGGATATATCAAGAAATGTAACTGCCAATTGTTTCGTGTAgctataaatcaaaatatatgtaatatggaagtaaaatagattttaaagaatattgttaaattggATAGTGAAAATTTAATACTCGTTAAATGATACGCGTATCGGAACTCGGCAGCTTTGCGCTTGCGATTAACTTGAAGCAGCTTCTTATCTGGCAACTATTTCATATACAcgttagttttaattttatttctcatAACGGTATAAGTAGTAGATACGTGACTGTTTGAACTTAACGTATGAGTggactatttaaaaataattctcatTTACCGTTTCATGATAACTAAAGGATCAACGCACATGTTATTGTCTACTGAATATATTAAGCCCCTTTCCAAACACTTCTGTGGACATTCGGACCAGCCAACTTTAaacgcaaaaataaattcaaataatacctGAACATAACATTAAACTCTCACCACACCTacgcaataaaatatgaaatatttttttaccggcattgaatgaaaatatatttttataaaatcccATCACTCGTGCAAAATcagttaaaatatatcatgAAATAGATTTGTCACGGTTTGCATTGATGTTCAGAAAGGCTACTCACTACTGTTGACAGATTGAATTCTTTAAAacgatacaatataatattaattaccgAAGCAGATATAGAATTTCCGTACTAAAACGGATAATAAGTACTCAGGTTTCTTGCGAACatagtttaattttgtaatattcccgttaaaaatataccattCACAGTACAAAGTATAATAATGTTGCCACTTGCCACAAAACCatacaattttgaatatatgtacataGTGCAAAAACCTTTTCATTTTGAAATAAGACTGATTTGTTTTCGATGTGTTCTTACTTAATTTGTGTTGTGTATTCCTGTATAATGTTGCAGCTATTTTATTAAGTGTAATTATACCTTTAATttaggttttttattttatgtttattaaaatgtactaTAGTTGTAAGATCGTCGCTCTAAATACGTGAATAAAACAGAAAGCTTTGAACGCTTTATTTTGCAGACtccttgtattattttattttacctgatttttaatatgattttatgTAAACGTAAAATGGAATATCtacgtattattttttctgttttattgACCAGTACAAACgaacaatgaaattaaatgtaatttctCCGATTTATTTTGcgttttgtatattttgaattGCGATAAGGCGCCATAGCTGTCTGTGTTTAGAGCAATTGCAAATGGCGGACGTAACGTGGCGGGAAAAAATGAATGTAATTAACTCGAAAGTTAAAccgttattttgtaaaaaaatatcccGCGATGCGTCCCGGGACACAGTGGATTCGCAGAATTATACATAATGtatatgaagaaataaatttatgtgaaatatgttggatttttatttacacatcCTTTACCTTTTGCACCAATGTTTTCTGTTttgttgaaattaaaaattttgtatcAAAGGACAAAGTTATGagcaaaattacatttattattgtacATGTAGTTTATAATGAGCAAACAAattgcataattttttttactgaatCGCTGATGACTTAGAAAACAATATTCTTAAATTCTGcacttttcaatttaattaataacacttactttttattacatataccTATACACCTAGTATCTAATCTGTTATATGTGCCTACTCTATATTATTCTATATCTCTACACCATATtagaaatacatttataaaactacAAATCCGAATTTACACTCAAAAAATCACTCAAGTAATTCGATAGATACCTACACATAGGACTACATTCATGTATTTACCTGTCAAGCCCTGCTTACGCCCTTTGACTG from Colias croceus chromosome 9, ilColCroc2.1 encodes the following:
- the LOC123694220 gene encoding tyrosine-protein phosphatase Lar isoform X1, giving the protein MTSDISPAQAQPGAGKMRERRRARHRTAALVIACLLFFTAQADADDPPEITIRPRNLQVRANGIAAFYCAARGVPIPDIQWRKNGKRVSSMQSRYQVSGMDAAAGPGAYGTVLRIEPVRAQRDDATYECVAENGVGDAVTALATLTVFEADKTPPGFPAIAPPSTTLVVEVGHIATLPCQASGSPPPKVRWLFNSLPLDVASNPRYALLNDKMHGTLQIVKSEEQDQGKYECVAENAIGTEFSKPTSLYVKVRRVAPQFSIPPPPRTEVMLGGNLTLKCVAVGSPMPTVKWRKGLTKWLTPEDNPPLGINTLKLEDIRESANYTCEAASVLGVIEATAEVKVQSLPGPPTEVRASEITATTVRLAWTYSGPEEPQYYVIQYKPKYANQAFSEISGVITQYYSVTNLSPYTEYEMYVIAVNNIGRGPPSEPAVITTGETVDSLYGGAKPGSAPRNVQVRPLSSSTMVIQWDEPETPNGQVTGYKVYYTSDPSQPIQSWHSQMMDNNHLTTISELTPHTVYTIRVQAFTSVGPSPISAPVQVKTQQGVPSQPSNLVVVEAGETSVTLSWRRPTHAGDNIVSYELYWNDTYAKEHHKKRIPITETYTLNGLYPNTLYYIWLAARSQRGEGATTPPIAVRTKQYVPGAPPMNVSAAAISPTAVRVTWQPPPAERANGRIAYYKLLCVEAGRGDSEAMVVRLNQTSFVLDELRRWTEYRVWVLAGTSVGDGPASYPVTVRTHEDVPGEPQEVKVNSINSTSIHVTWKPPQEKDKNGIIRGYHVHVQEVREEGKGLLNDPMRFNVMDDTTLELNVSGLQPDTRYNVQVAALTRKGDGDRSPPVSVKTPGGVPNRPTVNLKVLERDPIVSIEIEWAKPTQTYGDLLGYRLRYGIKDQPLEEMNFSGTKVSSHRINDLERGVQYEFRVAGRNPIGIGQETIKYWLTPEGAPKGPPTNVSYNFQTPDIVSITWEPPIRADRSGQIRKYDVQFYKRGDQSSLVEKTTELTKAVFTGLEEDAHYVFKVRAYTDQGAGPYSKDIVAHTERDIGRAPMSVKAVATSESGVEVWWETVPSRKKVVGYVIFYTMTPVEDLDAWQQKTVHVTHSADLENLEKFAEYAIAVAAKLADGLGRLSEKVTVKIRPEEVPLHLRAQDVSTHSMTLSWSPPLRLNPVSYKISYNAIKEFVDSLGMTQTQEIPKREIVVKHDRTSYSINDLSPFTTYNVNISAIPNDNSYRPPTKITVTTQMAAPKPMVKPDFYGVVENEILVILPQASEEYGPISHYYLVVVPDDKAHNHKNPDQFLTENLIKNNARTDDENAPYIAAKFLQRNILYTFHLGNDEMYEGFLNRKLNPKKRYRVFVRAVVDTPQKHLYTSSPFSEYLSLDMREAPPGEEPSRPDPKDMNGDPEIRIEENRKEAGMVWVIGPIIAALMLSLCLVLLFIVKRRRQPCKTPDQAAVTRPLMSADIGFGAPSDPVEMRRLNFQTPAMISHPPIPISELSEHIDRLKANDNLKFSQEYESIEPGQQFTWDHSNMEVNKPKNRYANVIAYDHSRVILQPIDGILGSDYINANYCDGYRKHNAYVATQGPLQETFADFWRMCWELRTSTIVMMTKLEERTRIKCDQYWPSRGSESYGMMTVAIAEVQELATYCIRTFQVTRNGGAERREIKQLQFTAWPDHGVPDHPAPFLQFLRRVRALNPPEAGPLVVHCSAGVGRTGCFIVIDSMLERARHERTVDIYGHVTCLRAQRNYMVQTEDQYIFIHDALLEAVICGDTEVPARNLHSHIQKLMRIDSIENITGMELEFKKLANMKADSSRFVSASLPCNKHKNRLVHILPYESTRVCLTPRDGSDYINASFVDGYRYRAAYIATQGPLPDTTDDFWRMLWEHNSTIIVMLTKLKEMGREKCHQYWPSDRSVRYQCFVVDPIAEYNMPQYILREFKVTDARDGASRTVRQFQFTDWPEQGVPKSGEGFIDFLGQVHKTKEQFGQDGPITVHCSAGVGRTGVFITLSTVLERMQYEGAVDVFQTVRTLRTMRPAMVQTEDQYEFCYRAALEYLGSFDHYAN